One stretch of Malus domestica chromosome 14, GDT2T_hap1 DNA includes these proteins:
- the LOC139191531 gene encoding uncharacterized protein produces MIASLDRGVCRWEKPAFGVLKVNIDASWCKTTLRTGVGWVCRDFAGLLHGAGGSEVELCHSAAAGEAAAIRTALMACIDYGYDNVVIESDAKVIIQMIRHELDHDFSLECILGDIEVLARRLRSVSFSCVPRESNVAAHSVAKFVFKEGREFGWDCIRPEFLFNILAQDVNLSIRI; encoded by the coding sequence ATGATCGCTTCTTTGGACCGAGGGGTTTGTAGATGGGAGAAGCCGGCGTTCGGGGTCCTCAAGGTCAACATTGACGCCTCGTGGTGCAAGACCACCCTTCGCACGGGGGTGGGCTGGGTCTGCCGCGACTTTGCTGGATTACTTCATGGTGCAGGGGGATCAGAAGTTGAGCTGTGTCACTCCGCGGCTGCTGGGGAAGCTGCTGCAATTAGGACCGCCCTCATGGCTTGCATTGACTACGGGTATGATAATGTTGTTATTGAATCTGATGCCAAAGTGATTATTCAGATGATTAGGCATGAACTGGATCATGATTTCAGTCTTGAATGTATTCTTGGTGATATTGAGGTTCTAGCGCGTAGGTTGAGGTCAGTTTCGTTCTCTTGCGTGCCTAGGGAGAGCAATGTTGCTGCTCACTCGGTTGCtaagtttgttttcaaggaGGGTCGTGAATTTGGGTGGGATTGTATTAGGcctgaatttttgtttaatatcCTAGCCCAGGATGTAAACCTTTCTATTCGTATCTAA
- the LOC139191532 gene encoding uncharacterized mitochondrial protein AtMg00310-like, with the protein MAMPNYAMSCFKLPIGVCRDLEKAIRNFWWRGSEQRKGVHWISWERLMKQKRVGGLGFRDIQCFNLAFLAKIRWRLIQNPGSLLAIVLKEKYYPGKSFTEAGKGRNTSWGWKGIFDAQKVLLQGLRWRVGDGACINIREDPWFPRPSTFRVMPLVNLQATLVSELIDSGSSSWKSELILASFHRDDVRPILSIPLSKTGCRDRMVWHYNANGVYSVRSGYGKAVNRACVQ; encoded by the coding sequence ATGGCGATGCCAAACTATGCCATGAGCTGTTTTAAACTACCCATTGGGGTATGTAGAGACCTGGAGAAAGCTATCCGGAATTTCTGGTGGAGAGGGAGCGAGCAGAGAAAGGGGGTCCACTGGATCTCATGGGAGCGGTTAATGAAGCAAAAACGAGTCGGCGGGCTGGGCTTTAGGGATATCCAGTGTTTTAATCTGGCGTTCCTCGCCAAGATTAGGTGGCGGCTGATCCAGAATCCGGGGTCTTTGCTCGCTATTGTTCTGAAGGAAAAATACTATCCTGGGAAGAGTTTTACTGAGGCGGGAAAGGGTAGGAACACGTCGTGGGGTTGGAAGGGCATTTTTGATGCCCAAAAGGTGCTCCTACAAGGCCTGCGGTGGCGGGTAGGGGACGGGGCCTGCATCAACATTAGGGAGGACCCGTGGTTTCCTAGGCCCTCTACTTTTAGAGTTATGCCTTTAGTAAACTTGCAAGCTACTTTGGTAAGTGAGTTAATTGATTCAGGGTCCAGCTCTTGGAAAAGTGAACTGATTTTGGCAAGCTTTCACCGGGACGATGTGAGACCGATCTTAAGCATCCCCTTAAGCAAGACTGGGTGCCGGGACCGGATGGTGTGGCATTACAACGCGAATGGGGTTTACTCGGTTCGATCGGGGTATGGGAAGGCTGTCAATAGAGCCTGTGTTCAATGA
- the LOC139191534 gene encoding uncharacterized protein, translating to MTTILKSYELWELVENGFEPPDSKDKKTAVDETKKETTKEVSYSEILMKDARALGIIQEVVSDEIFPRIMNEETSKGAWDVLKDIETLEVQEVVASLKGFEQRLDLHAKTSIERASTSLNVATKGSGSGGFFGNKKFHRNWKPRGKGWDHKPNFVHRQNNAQRNWDHVPNYTQKQNNTQGDCKWCDRFHYGKCWYEVTDVKVNNSWYIDSGCSNRMIGDERLLVNIQRNLNSKVKMGNGEIV from the exons ATGACGACTATACTGAAATCGTATGAGCTCTGGGAGTTGGTTGAAAATGGGTTTGAACCTCCAGATTCAAAGGATAAGAAGACTGCAGTCGATGAAACGAAGAAGGAGACGACGAAGGAGGTGTCATACAGTGAGATCTTAATGAAAGATGCTCGAGCGCTTGGAATAATCCAGGAAGTTGTCTCGGACGAGATCTTCCCCAGAATCATGAATGAAGAAACGTCCAAAGGAGCTTGGGATGTCTTGAAGG ATATCGAAACCCTTGAGGTCCAAGAAGTTGTTGCTTCACTTAAGGGGTTTGAGCAAAGGCTTGATTTACATGCTAAAACTTCCATTGAGAGAGCATCTACAAGTTTAAATGTGGCAACTAAGGGTTCCGGAAGTGGTGGATTCtttggaaataaaaaatttcacaggAATTGGAAACCGAGAGGGAAAGGTTGGGATCATAAGCCTAACTTTGTTCATAGACAAAACAATGCTCAGAGAAATTGGGATCACGTGCCTAATTATACTCAGAAGCAAAATAACACTCAGGGAGATTGCAAATGGTGTGACAGGTTTCACTATGGGAAGTGTTGGTACGAAG TGACTGATGTGAAAGTGAACAATTCTTGGTATATTGACAGTGGTTGCAGTAATCGCATGATTGGTGATGAAAGGTTATTAGTCAATATCCAGAGAAATTTGAATTCTAaagtgaagatggggaatggAGAAATTGTTTAG